One part of the Oryzias melastigma strain HK-1 linkage group LG21, ASM292280v2, whole genome shotgun sequence genome encodes these proteins:
- the tpt1 gene encoding translationally-controlled tumor protein homolog translates to MIIYKCLITGDEMFSDIYKIKETDIFYEVEGKTVTRTEGFDDALIGANASAEEATEANESSTVSGVDIVLNHSLQETGFDKKQYLAYIKDYLKAIKTKLQETNPGRVEKFMAEAQVAVKGVVGNIKNYQFYTGESMNPEGMVGLLDYREDGVTPYMLFFKDGLEIEKC, encoded by the exons ATGATCATCTATAAGTGCCTCATCACTG gGGATGAGATGTTCTCtgatatttacaaaataaaagaaaccgATATCTTCTATGAAGTTGAAGGAAAG aCGGTCACCAGGACAGAGGGATTTGACGACGCCCTAATTGGAGCCAATGCGTCTGCTGAGGAGGCGACTGAAGCCAACGAGTCGAGCACCGTTTCCGGGGTGGACATCGTCCTCAACCACAGCCTACAAGAGACGGGCTTTGATAAGAAGCAGTACTTGGCTTACATTAAAGACTACTTGAAGGC CATTAAGACAAAGCTGCAAGAGACCAACCCAGGGAGAGTGGAGAAATTCATGGCCGAAGCTCAAGTGGCAGTGAAGGGGGTTGTTGGAAACATCAAGAACTACCAG TTTTACACGGGTGAGTCCATGAACCCTGAGGGCATGGTGGGTCTGCTGGACTACCGTGAGGATGGCGTCACACCATACATGCTCTTCTTCAAGGACGGTTTGGAGATTGAGAAATGC TAA